The following proteins come from a genomic window of Mycobacterium sp. DL:
- a CDS encoding SRPBCC family protein: protein MTELKMSESISVAVSPENLYALVSDVTRMGDWSPICRACWWDEGAGPHVGAWFTGRNETPERTWETRSQVVAAEPGRKFAWEVNNGWVYWGYEFEPEGDGTRLTESWEFLPAGIAGFQERFGDAADAEIGKRSDAARSGIPATLAAIKAAAESA from the coding sequence TCCCCCGAGAACCTGTACGCGCTGGTGTCGGACGTGACCCGGATGGGCGACTGGAGTCCGATCTGCCGGGCCTGCTGGTGGGACGAGGGCGCCGGGCCCCACGTGGGCGCGTGGTTCACCGGCCGCAACGAGACGCCGGAGCGAACCTGGGAGACCCGCAGCCAGGTGGTGGCCGCCGAACCCGGGCGGAAGTTCGCGTGGGAGGTCAACAACGGCTGGGTCTACTGGGGTTACGAGTTCGAACCGGAGGGCGACGGCACCCGGCTCACCGAATCCTGGGAGTTCCTGCCGGCCGGCATCGCCGGGTTCCAGGAGCGTTTCGGAGACGCTGCTGACGCCGAGATCGGCAAGCGCAGCGATGCGGCACGAAGTGGTATCCCTGCCACGCTCGCGGCGATCAAGGCGGCCGCCGAGAGCGCCTGA